The nucleotide window ACACCGCTCATGCGGGTCGAGCACGAGGGCCGGTACGCCGCCGTCGCCTCGCTGGGCGGCGCGCCCCGGCACCCCGTCTGGTACCACAACGTCATCAGTGACCCGCACGTGGAGCTGCAGGACGGCGCGACCCGCCAGGACATGACGGCGCGTGAGGTGACCGGCGAGGAGAAGGCCCTGTGGTGGGAGCGGGCGGTTGCCGCGTTCCCGGACTACGCCGACTACCAGAAGAAGACCGACCGGGAGATCCCGCTGTTCGTCCTGGAGCCCATCACCGCTGAATGACGCGGTCCGGTCCCGGAAAGGTCCGCATGAACCGTGGACCGCCGGGCACCCGGAGGTCAGGTCCCGCCGCGCTCCCCCGTCGCGGCGGGGCCATTCTCGTGTGCGGCGGCCGCGTGCCGTGCGGTACGGGCGTCCGTCACGTCGAGGAAGATCTGGTCGGCCTCCGGGACCAGGTTGGCGACGGACCGCTTGATGCGCACGGCGACGAGCTCG belongs to Streptomyces sp. V3I8 and includes:
- a CDS encoding nitroreductase family deazaflavin-dependent oxidoreductase, whose product is MPLEGAYEPSPTQWVREQVELYERSGGTEGTTLRDTGLPVIVLTTRGARSGKIRKTPLMRVEHEGRYAAVASLGGAPRHPVWYHNVISDPHVELQDGATRQDMTAREVTGEEKALWWERAVAAFPDYADYQKKTDREIPLFVLEPITAE